One window of Oryza brachyantha chromosome 12, ObraRS2, whole genome shotgun sequence genomic DNA carries:
- the LOC102699736 gene encoding uncharacterized protein LOC102699736: MPSIQKALPPELADNVLRLYRECLRRAKFIGHQKHNTGLLVSMVREQFKKNMHETDPEKIQKMKDDAARGLINHILYESEKMTGRKFSS; the protein is encoded by the exons ATGCCTTCAATTCAAAAGGCTTTGCCTCCGGAGCTTGCTGATAATGTGCTCAGA TTATACCGTGAATGCTTAAGGAGGGCTAAGTTCATTGGCCATCAg AAACACAATACAGGGCTGCTTGTTTCCATGGTAAGGGAAcagtttaagaaaaatatgcatgaAACTGACCCAGAGAAGATACAGAAAATGAAGGATGA TGCGGCAAGGGGCCTTATCAATCACATTCTGTATGAATCTGAGAAGATGACAGGGCGCAAATTCTCAAGTTAA